From the genome of Psychrilyobacter atlanticus DSM 19335, one region includes:
- the mgtE gene encoding magnesium transporter, with protein sequence MQKEKEIQQLVDSLEGYLHQKVKADLHYSDLSKIFKRMRRLDEERFSEYIKRMPTHILGDVLETFNERMLKESLQILSLKKMIGTIKKMDSDDATDLMQDIEELDEELAESILAGLDNKEQEEIQRLKGYEEDEAGAYMQTEFFAANHNETVRETIENLRKLKYSEELENVSSVFILGDYNNLVATVQLEDMLLFDFDKSFKEIISKRPEKYKPRYVNDKEDIEKVVMDFKEYDLQVVPVIDNDNYLVGRITADDIYDLLQEMATEQIYNLAGVDDDAEGEKKAIDISRKRGKWQFLNMCTAFFSASVIARYQTSIEALPALAVLMPIVASMGGNTGNQALTVMVRQLAMGDVDDTNWDQSFFREIIVAILNGLIFATLVGLGSYMWFKNTKISLVMSFAIFMNFTIAGLCGTLIPLLLKKLKTDPAVGSSILLTMITDALGFLIFLGLANLFIF encoded by the coding sequence ATGCAAAAAGAAAAAGAAATACAGCAATTGGTGGACAGCCTAGAGGGATATCTACATCAAAAAGTCAAGGCAGACTTACATTATTCAGATTTATCTAAAATTTTTAAGCGTATGAGAAGGCTGGATGAAGAGAGGTTCTCCGAGTATATCAAGAGGATGCCGACACATATCTTAGGGGATGTATTAGAAACATTTAACGAAAGGATGTTAAAGGAAAGTTTGCAAATTTTAAGTCTGAAAAAAATGATTGGAACAATTAAAAAGATGGATTCAGATGACGCAACAGACCTTATGCAGGATATAGAAGAACTGGATGAAGAATTGGCAGAGAGTATTCTAGCTGGATTAGACAATAAGGAACAGGAGGAGATTCAAAGGCTTAAAGGCTATGAGGAAGATGAAGCTGGAGCCTATATGCAAACTGAGTTTTTTGCAGCTAATCACAATGAAACAGTTAGGGAAACTATTGAAAATTTAAGGAAGTTAAAGTACAGTGAGGAACTAGAGAATGTAAGTAGTGTCTTTATTTTAGGAGATTATAACAATCTGGTAGCTACAGTACAATTAGAAGATATGCTGTTATTTGACTTTGATAAAAGTTTTAAAGAGATAATAAGTAAGCGTCCTGAAAAATATAAACCGAGATACGTAAATGATAAGGAAGATATCGAGAAGGTAGTAATGGATTTTAAGGAGTATGATCTGCAGGTTGTCCCTGTAATAGATAATGATAATTATCTAGTGGGTAGGATAACTGCTGATGATATCTACGATCTATTACAAGAGATGGCAACAGAACAGATCTATAATCTTGCCGGAGTAGATGATGATGCAGAAGGGGAAAAAAAGGCTATAGATATCTCTAGAAAAAGAGGGAAATGGCAGTTTTTAAATATGTGTACAGCTTTCTTTTCAGCTTCTGTTATTGCCAGATACCAAACTAGTATAGAAGCACTCCCAGCTCTAGCTGTTTTGATGCCTATAGTTGCTAGTATGGGAGGAAACACAGGTAATCAGGCTCTAACAGTAATGGTGAGACAGCTGGCTATGGGTGATGTAGATGATACAAACTGGGATCAGAGTTTCTTCAGAGAGATAATTGTAGCTATTCTAAACGGCCTGATATTTGCAACTCTTGTGGGCCTTGGATCGTATATGTGGTTTAAAAATACTAAAATTTCCCTGGTTATGTCCTTTGCTATATTTATGAACTTTACAATAGCGGGACTTTGTGGGACTTTGATACCATTACTATTAAAGAAATTGAAAACAGATCCGGCAGTTGGAAGTTCGATACTTTTAACGATGATTACAGATGCTTTAGGATTCCTAATCTTCCTTGGATTAGCTAATCTTTTCATTTTTTAG
- a CDS encoding YlmH/Sll1252 family protein translates to MDKKKFKNYFIDEDEGIISSIYDKIELSKKIDGIVYTDIFLPPQIWSKLIEIEAELGVLVEVKGLSMESKKKMTAFKSYYSEDRIDFPSKLIVVKTNSKFENLEHRHYLAGILSTGIKREKLGDLIVEDKTCYTIVFDGLFEFLKLNLLSIGRSKVEIEEIGDKEIPQYKFEVKEYLINSYRLDVIVSALISGSRNEALKMINSSQVMVNYRLKTNKSLTVKEGDVISIRRYGKHIFTGSEGETKKGKIKGKFKKYI, encoded by the coding sequence ATGGATAAGAAAAAATTTAAAAATTACTTTATAGATGAAGATGAAGGAATTATATCTAGTATCTACGATAAGATAGAACTCTCTAAAAAAATAGATGGAATCGTATATACAGATATATTTTTGCCACCTCAAATCTGGTCAAAATTAATTGAGATAGAGGCTGAATTAGGTGTGCTGGTAGAAGTGAAGGGTCTTTCTATGGAGAGTAAAAAGAAGATGACAGCCTTTAAAAGTTATTATTCTGAGGACAGAATAGATTTCCCTTCTAAATTGATAGTTGTAAAAACCAATTCTAAATTTGAAAACTTAGAACACAGACATTATCTGGCCGGGATCCTATCTACAGGTATAAAGAGGGAAAAATTAGGAGATCTGATAGTGGAAGATAAAACTTGTTATACGATTGTTTTTGATGGGTTATTTGAATTTTTAAAACTTAACCTTTTGAGTATTGGGAGATCCAAGGTGGAGATAGAAGAGATAGGAGACAAGGAGATTCCTCAGTATAAATTTGAAGTGAAAGAATATCTGATAAACTCCTACAGACTGGACGTAATTGTTTCGGCACTTATAAGTGGTTCTAGAAATGAAGCCCTAAAGATGATAAACTCCTCCCAGGTTATGGTAAACTATAGATTGAAAACAAATAAATCATTGACTGTTAAAGAGGGAGATGTTATTTCTATCAGAAGATATGGGAAACACATATTTACAGGGAGTGAAGGGGAAACAAAAAAAGGGAAAATTAAAGGAAAATTTAAAAAATATATTTAG
- the pssA gene encoding CDP-diacylglycerol--serine O-phosphatidyltransferase has protein sequence MNKIERKYILPNAITATNMFLGFLSITMSIKENYQLAAWLILLAMVFDALDGLTARKLNAFSEFGKEFDSFCDSVSFGLAPGILIFSVLSNTANNFPKELITPLAFIYALAGVVRLVKFNVVTTASDSKDDFSGMPIPNGANLVVSYFLFAEVTGLGVDPKILAIVALGSAVLMVSTIPFKIPQKVFSFIPKKMLLFVAIAILGTAEYSLFPLGLYYVFANLFTFFNSKDQN, from the coding sequence ATGAACAAAATTGAAAGAAAATACATTCTGCCCAACGCCATCACAGCCACTAATATGTTTCTAGGTTTCTTGAGTATTACCATGTCCATCAAAGAAAATTACCAGCTAGCTGCATGGTTGATTTTGTTAGCTATGGTTTTCGATGCTTTAGATGGTCTTACAGCTAGAAAATTAAATGCCTTCAGTGAATTTGGTAAAGAATTTGATTCATTTTGTGACTCTGTATCCTTTGGACTTGCACCTGGTATCTTAATTTTTTCAGTCTTATCAAATACAGCAAATAATTTCCCCAAGGAACTTATTACACCACTTGCATTTATATATGCCCTTGCAGGAGTAGTTAGATTAGTTAAATTTAATGTAGTCACTACTGCCAGTGACAGTAAAGACGACTTTAGTGGAATGCCTATTCCAAACGGTGCAAATTTAGTAGTATCTTATTTCTTATTTGCTGAAGTTACTGGATTAGGAGTAGATCCAAAAATATTAGCTATAGTTGCCTTAGGTTCAGCAGTTCTTATGGTAAGTACAATTCCATTTAAGATTCCACAAAAAGTATTTAGTTTTATACCTAAAAAGATGCTCTTATTCGTAGCAATAGCTATCTTAGGTACGGCAGAATATTCATTATTCCCATTGGGACTATACTATGTTTTTGCTAATCTCTTTACTTTTTTCAATTCTAAAGATCAAAATTAA
- a CDS encoding sensor domain-containing diguanylate cyclase, whose amino-acid sequence MFDENLKIIMWELYEIIYTYDKISTMGIISYEKDSDRVLFEYFIKDNCWVEKMNGNKNLIKKCIEKKEEIIINDYIDNNIVLEGDKVQSVYYCPISLDEEVAGIFFLESRKKGVFADEILKKVAILKKMTGVLFYKEKEKELLRESNERVKKLLKQRSIVKEASKAVVSTSSVQKMSQRIYTIMRGNYGECAIGIFINDPKNKKLKDGFCYEFGEKLEFCDIPYSKKNSFMIESIYTKNEVIKEDIIDRDTSLLVGEVPKCVYCAPLLMEEEVIGGFTYQIYERIIFEKEELDICRELISFMTIALNNTLKHEKLKETNNLLKEYSEMDHLTGICNRRHFYETFEKKIERARTDNKKIFIFLFDLDNFKGINDNFGHIQGDAALQKVAEILKEELKMGYIARYGGDEFIGGMQDCNKGDSRIAVENIQKRVEKLGIPTNRAGIPLTISIGVLEFIPKNSIESYFVMVDEALYLAKKTGKNKMIFKEYKN is encoded by the coding sequence ATGTTTGATGAAAACCTTAAAATAATCATGTGGGAACTCTATGAGATAATATATACATATGACAAAATAAGTACGATGGGAATTATATCCTATGAAAAAGACAGTGATAGAGTTCTTTTTGAATATTTTATAAAAGATAATTGTTGGGTTGAAAAGATGAATGGCAATAAAAATTTAATAAAGAAGTGTATTGAGAAAAAAGAAGAAATAATTATAAATGATTATATTGATAACAATATAGTTTTAGAGGGGGATAAAGTACAGTCTGTATATTATTGTCCTATATCTTTAGATGAGGAAGTTGCAGGAATATTTTTTTTAGAGAGCAGGAAAAAAGGTGTATTTGCAGATGAAATTTTAAAAAAAGTAGCGATTCTAAAGAAGATGACAGGGGTACTTTTTTACAAAGAGAAGGAAAAAGAGCTGTTAAGGGAGAGCAATGAAAGGGTAAAAAAATTACTAAAACAGCGTTCTATAGTGAAAGAAGCTAGTAAGGCAGTAGTTTCGACATCCTCTGTGCAGAAGATGTCCCAGAGGATTTATACTATAATGAGGGGAAATTATGGGGAGTGTGCCATAGGGATATTTATAAATGATCCAAAAAATAAAAAACTAAAAGATGGGTTTTGTTATGAATTTGGTGAAAAGTTAGAATTTTGTGATATACCTTACTCTAAAAAAAATAGCTTTATGATAGAATCAATTTACACAAAAAATGAAGTGATAAAAGAAGATATAATAGACAGGGATACCAGTCTTCTGGTAGGGGAAGTCCCTAAATGTGTCTACTGTGCTCCCCTTCTGATGGAGGAAGAGGTAATAGGAGGTTTTACATATCAGATATATGAGAGAATTATCTTTGAGAAAGAGGAACTTGATATATGTCGGGAATTGATTTCTTTTATGACCATTGCATTGAACAATACCCTAAAACATGAAAAGTTGAAGGAAACCAATAACCTGTTAAAAGAATATTCCGAAATGGACCATCTTACTGGTATTTGTAATAGAAGACATTTTTATGAAACCTTTGAAAAAAAGATAGAGAGGGCTAGAACAGATAATAAAAAAATATTCATATTTTTATTTGACCTGGATAATTTCAAAGGGATCAATGATAATTTTGGACATATCCAAGGAGATGCTGCACTTCAAAAAGTGGCTGAAATATTGAAGGAGGAGCTTAAGATGGGTTATATAGCCCGTTATGGAGGTGACGAATTTATTGGAGGAATGCAGGATTGTAATAAAGGTGATTCTAGGATAGCGGTTGAAAATATACAAAAAAGAGTAGAAAAACTAGGAATACCTACAAATAGAGCGGGAATTCCATTGACTATAAGTATAGGAGTTTTAGAGTTTATACCTAAAAATTCAATTGAATCTTATTTCGTAATGGTAGATGAAGCACTTTATTTGGCTAAAAAAACTGGAAAAAATAAGATGATCTTTAAAGAATATAAAAATTAG
- a CDS encoding MATE family efflux transporter, translated as MKNESTTKTFFKFAIPSILGLLIVSMQTMIDGMFVGNFVGPKGLAAINLAMPYVNTLTSIAMMIAIGGSVVVNIQMGKGNTKKANEITSFIFISFLVIIIGLSLFSLIFIDKIVIFLGGATLFNLVKGYLFPLLLFTVFFTGPIFTETFARIGGKPNAIFLSGFTCCLSNIILDYIFIVKFGWGIEGAGWATILANLFGTMALFGLFSKGRSKIQLCKPKGDLTLLKTALYNGSSEMLSVISTAIAAFLFNRIIMEYIGELGVSALTIVFYVNNLVNITLYGLSLALQPIVSYNLGANRPDKIKEILKISLFTGAFVGISAFFIMKFNSVSLINLFTKGNIELTKLALTATSYFILAYFISFINVIASAFHTAIEKPFESALIALLRSLIFVSVFLFTLPRFFGDKGIWLAIPLSEVCCLIVSYYLTNKSIKSLKLA; from the coding sequence ATGAAAAACGAATCAACAACAAAAACATTTTTTAAATTTGCTATCCCAAGTATCCTCGGTCTTTTAATAGTTTCTATGCAGACTATGATTGATGGGATGTTTGTAGGAAATTTTGTAGGACCAAAGGGGCTTGCAGCTATAAACTTAGCTATGCCCTATGTAAACACACTAACCAGTATAGCCATGATGATTGCTATAGGTGGATCAGTTGTAGTAAATATTCAGATGGGAAAAGGCAATACTAAAAAAGCCAATGAGATCACTAGTTTTATCTTTATATCTTTTCTTGTTATTATTATTGGTTTATCTTTATTTAGTTTAATTTTTATAGATAAAATAGTAATTTTTCTTGGTGGAGCTACCCTTTTTAATTTAGTCAAAGGTTATTTATTTCCTCTTCTTTTGTTTACGGTATTTTTTACCGGACCAATATTTACAGAAACTTTCGCAAGGATCGGTGGAAAACCAAATGCTATCTTTTTAAGTGGATTTACTTGCTGTCTTTCTAATATCATATTGGATTACATCTTTATTGTAAAATTTGGATGGGGAATAGAAGGGGCCGGATGGGCAACTATTTTAGCTAACTTATTTGGAACAATGGCATTATTTGGCTTATTTTCCAAAGGCAGATCCAAAATCCAACTCTGCAAACCTAAAGGAGATTTAACACTATTAAAAACAGCACTCTATAATGGGAGTTCTGAGATGTTATCAGTTATATCCACTGCAATAGCAGCATTTTTATTCAATAGAATTATAATGGAATATATTGGTGAACTGGGTGTTTCTGCTCTCACTATTGTATTTTATGTAAATAATCTCGTAAACATCACATTATACGGACTATCTCTGGCTCTTCAGCCCATTGTTTCTTATAATTTAGGTGCAAACAGGCCTGATAAAATAAAAGAAATTTTAAAAATTTCACTTTTTACTGGAGCTTTTGTGGGTATTTCTGCTTTTTTTATAATGAAATTCAACAGTGTGTCACTTATAAATTTATTTACTAAAGGAAATATTGAGTTAACTAAGTTAGCATTAACAGCCACCAGTTATTTTATCTTAGCTTACTTCATTTCATTTATAAATGTAATTGCTTCTGCATTTCATACAGCCATTGAAAAACCATTTGAATCAGCATTGATAGCTCTTTTACGTTCTCTTATATTTGTATCGGTATTTTTATTTACACTTCCTCGTTTTTTCGGTGATAAGGGAATCTGGCTGGCTATTCCTCTCTCTGAAGTTTGCTGTCTAATTGTAAGTTATTATCTGACAAATAAATCAATAAAAAGTTTAAAATTAGCTTAA
- a CDS encoding radical SAM protein produces the protein MRYNKVLDKNIREIVLLKSFPCSYGKCKFCNYIEDNSIDEREINQVNFDVLKEVTGEFGVLEVINSGSVFEIPFETLKKIREVVREKKIKVLYFEAYYGYIKRLDEIRDYFDGTEIRFRIGVETFDDNYRIDSYGKNFVIDENTLKKLSNEFYSACLLVCTVGQTEEMITKDIETGLANFKQITINVFIDNGTEVKQDKELVNWLMENYSYLKADPRVELLYDNKDLGVFEQ, from the coding sequence GTGAGATATAATAAGGTTTTAGATAAAAATATTAGAGAAATAGTACTTCTTAAAAGCTTTCCCTGCAGTTATGGGAAGTGTAAATTTTGTAACTATATAGAGGATAATTCTATAGATGAAAGGGAGATAAATCAGGTCAACTTTGATGTCTTAAAAGAAGTAACCGGAGAATTTGGAGTGTTAGAAGTTATAAACTCCGGTTCTGTTTTTGAAATCCCTTTTGAAACATTAAAAAAAATCAGAGAAGTTGTCAGGGAAAAGAAGATAAAGGTCTTATATTTCGAAGCCTATTACGGTTATATAAAAAGATTGGATGAGATCAGAGATTATTTTGATGGGACAGAAATAAGGTTCCGTATAGGAGTGGAAACCTTTGATGATAACTACAGGATAGACTCCTACGGTAAAAACTTTGTGATAGATGAAAATACTTTAAAGAAATTAAGCAATGAATTTTATTCGGCTTGTTTACTGGTATGCACCGTAGGCCAGACTGAGGAAATGATAACGAAAGATATCGAGACAGGGCTGGCAAACTTTAAGCAGATAACCATAAATGTATTTATAGATAATGGAACTGAGGTAAAGCAGGATAAAGAATTAGTGAACTGGCTTATGGAAAATTATAGTTATCTAAAAGCTGATCCTCGTGTGGAACTTTTATATGACAATAAAGATTTAGGAGTATTTGAACAGTAA
- a CDS encoding queuosine precursor transporter, with protein sequence MQNIILWFVMLLVNFGFILYFYRAYGKNGLYAYIPITIILAQIQVNKAIEIGGMSSTLGNIMFASSFLVTDILSEKYGLKAAAKGAKIGLLSNIAATILLQVSVAFEPSTADYSQVAMETLFGPLSRFTAVGLICYWMSQNIDIHLFEKLKKKFPENKHLWLRNNGSTMLSQFVDTAIFTYLAFYLSFDFLGFSYAGFYDFKTCLEIFTTTYLMKIVIATFDTPFLYLAKKMHRETAIEDGELKVENI encoded by the coding sequence ATGCAAAATATAATACTTTGGTTTGTAATGTTACTAGTTAACTTTGGATTTATCCTATATTTTTATAGAGCTTATGGGAAAAATGGTCTCTATGCCTATATACCGATAACTATAATATTGGCTCAGATACAGGTAAATAAAGCCATAGAGATAGGCGGAATGTCATCTACTTTAGGAAATATAATGTTTGCATCAAGTTTTTTGGTGACAGATATATTGTCGGAAAAATATGGATTGAAAGCAGCCGCTAAAGGGGCTAAAATAGGACTTTTAAGTAATATAGCAGCGACTATATTACTCCAAGTTTCAGTAGCTTTTGAACCTAGTACAGCGGATTATTCACAGGTGGCCATGGAAACATTATTTGGACCATTATCTAGGTTTACAGCAGTGGGGCTTATATGTTATTGGATGTCACAAAATATAGATATCCATCTATTTGAAAAGCTTAAGAAAAAATTCCCAGAAAATAAACATCTATGGCTTAGAAATAATGGAAGTACTATGCTGAGTCAGTTTGTAGACACAGCAATCTTCACTTATTTAGCCTTCTACTTAAGTTTTGACTTTTTAGGATTCTCATATGCAGGATTTTATGACTTTAAAACATGTTTAGAGATATTTACAACGACATATTTGATGAAGATTGTAATAGCTACCTTTGATACGCCATTTTTATATCTGGCTAAAAAGATGCACAGAGAGACGGCAATTGAAGACGGAGAACTTAAGGTTGAAAATATATAA
- a CDS encoding transglycosylase domain-containing protein, whose product MKKLFRNILFIFIGLFILGGVGATVLIVKAYRELPDLGQLIEGYNPVVPSKIYDTNGEVIDILYKEIRETATIEEMPKSLKDAYVAIEDRRFYSHHGFDVLGMGRAMVVNVVTMSKAQGASSITQQLAKNAFLTNEKRIMRKVKEAIITVELERGYTKDEILEKYMNEIYFGSGAYGVKTAARAFYGKSVGDINIAESALLAGVPNRPNKYNPRRHLNNAIARGKLVLAQMRRYNLIDEEEYQKALSQKFYNEGQLPDELKDLSVEELSKLNVTVIKSVSKKRSYKTPDFTNIVEKKLFELFTEKQIYEEGLEVYTTLDIGMQKAAKLTFENYKPLKDKKGLDGGMVTIEADTGYVRAVIGGKGFKSGDYNRAIYAKRQPGSAFKPFVYFTALRLGYPMNTVIEDTPLEFGEWKPRNYGGNFRKNFTLLEGMERSINIVAIKTLQKVGLKNVGETVKLAGGEDIKIPQNLTAALGTMVVTPYELSSLYLPFANGGYRVKPQFITQIKNRYGKVIYQEQAEQQRVFKGEDVALITHMMEDVVNLGSGRNARVKKDGKNIVQGGKTGTTNRQRTAWFAGITPKYVTTVYIGYDDNRPMDKSATGGGLTAKLWGNYYQMLVDDGYDTGKEFNYITDGLKNGKLSKVLIDSKNGRLADSTSGWNKRWALFKKGTEPVEMASIYNSDFNDFFMGSDEIMMDKVEETRESKKNMEQNEKNINSDSMFKDLFGN is encoded by the coding sequence ATGAAAAAATTATTTCGTAATATATTATTTATATTTATAGGATTATTCATATTAGGTGGAGTAGGAGCTACAGTTCTTATTGTGAAGGCATATAGAGAGCTGCCGGACCTAGGACAACTAATAGAAGGGTATAACCCAGTAGTACCAAGTAAAATATATGATACAAATGGTGAAGTAATAGATATTCTCTATAAAGAGATCAGAGAAACTGCAACTATAGAGGAGATGCCTAAATCACTGAAAGATGCTTATGTGGCTATAGAGGACAGAAGATTTTATAGTCATCATGGGTTTGATGTTCTGGGAATGGGTAGAGCTATGGTAGTAAATGTAGTCACTATGAGTAAAGCCCAGGGAGCCAGTTCTATAACCCAGCAGCTGGCTAAAAATGCCTTCCTTACCAATGAAAAAAGGATAATGAGAAAGGTAAAAGAAGCTATAATTACAGTGGAATTGGAAAGAGGATATACCAAAGATGAGATTCTGGAAAAATATATGAATGAGATATATTTTGGATCAGGGGCCTACGGAGTAAAAACAGCAGCCAGAGCATTTTATGGTAAATCTGTGGGAGATATAAATATAGCTGAATCTGCACTTTTAGCAGGAGTACCTAACAGACCTAATAAATATAATCCTAGAAGGCATCTAAACAATGCAATAGCCAGAGGGAAATTAGTTCTAGCTCAAATGAGAAGATATAACCTCATAGATGAAGAAGAATATCAAAAAGCACTGTCTCAGAAATTTTATAATGAAGGGCAGCTGCCAGATGAATTAAAAGACCTGTCTGTGGAGGAATTATCCAAATTAAATGTTACTGTAATAAAGAGTGTGAGTAAAAAAAGGAGTTATAAAACTCCTGATTTTACTAATATAGTAGAAAAAAAATTATTTGAATTGTTTACAGAAAAACAGATATATGAAGAGGGGTTAGAAGTTTATACGACCTTGGATATAGGTATGCAGAAAGCAGCTAAATTAACATTTGAAAACTATAAGCCGTTGAAAGATAAAAAAGGTTTAGATGGCGGGATGGTCACTATAGAAGCTGATACAGGTTATGTAAGAGCTGTTATAGGTGGAAAAGGTTTTAAATCTGGAGATTACAATAGAGCTATCTATGCCAAAAGGCAGCCAGGATCCGCTTTTAAACCATTTGTATATTTCACAGCTTTGAGACTTGGTTATCCTATGAATACAGTGATTGAGGATACTCCGCTGGAATTTGGCGAGTGGAAACCAAGAAACTACGGGGGTAATTTCAGAAAAAATTTCACCCTCTTAGAAGGAATGGAAAGATCTATAAATATAGTCGCAATAAAAACGCTGCAAAAAGTTGGACTTAAAAATGTAGGTGAAACTGTAAAATTAGCAGGTGGGGAAGATATAAAGATCCCTCAAAATTTAACAGCGGCACTTGGAACAATGGTAGTGACACCATATGAACTTTCAAGTTTATACCTGCCATTTGCAAATGGCGGATATAGGGTTAAACCTCAGTTTATTACCCAGATAAAGAATAGATATGGAAAGGTAATATATCAGGAACAAGCTGAGCAACAGAGAGTTTTTAAAGGTGAAGATGTAGCTCTCATAACCCATATGATGGAAGATGTTGTAAACCTTGGAAGTGGTAGAAATGCCAGGGTAAAGAAAGATGGAAAAAATATTGTGCAAGGTGGAAAAACCGGTACAACCAACAGACAGAGAACAGCTTGGTTTGCGGGAATAACTCCTAAATATGTTACTACAGTCTATATTGGTTATGACGATAACAGACCTATGGATAAATCAGCTACTGGTGGCGGTCTCACAGCCAAATTGTGGGGTAATTACTATCAAATGTTGGTAGATGATGGGTATGATACCGGTAAAGAGTTTAATTATATTACTGATGGATTAAAAAATGGTAAACTGAGTAAGGTACTGATCGATTCCAAAAATGGTAGATTAGCAGATTCTACATCTGGATGGAATAAGAGATGGGCACTATTTAAAAAAGGAACCGAACCAGTAGAGATGGCATCTATATATAACTCAGATTTCAATGATTTTTTTATGGGATCCGATGAAATTATGATGGATAAGGTAGAAGAAACAAGGGAATCAAAAAAAAATATGGAACAGAATGAAAAAAATATAAATTCTGATTCTATGTTTAAAGATCTCTTTGGGAATTAA
- the rlmN gene encoding 23S rRNA (adenine(2503)-C(2))-methyltransferase RlmN yields the protein MNKINLLELEYNELEGVVIDLGMKKFNAKQIYEWLHVKIARKIEDMTNISKKNRELLEEKTYIPYLNLLDHQVSKKDGTEKFLFKLEDGTTIETVLLKHKDRNTVCLSTQVGCPVKCSFCATGQGGYTRDLFNHEIVNQVYTIHRRLVKKGEGVNNLVYMGMGEPLLNINNTIKSIRMLSDEKGINISKRRITVSTSGIVPGIEKLLEEKMPIGLAISLHAVTDQKRNEIIPINRRYPLQDLYTTLQQYQMYTKRRLTFEYILIDEFNCSMRDADMLAEFMYGFDHIVNLIPYNEVEGTDYKRPDKEKIEKFYNQLKEVRKINVTFRGEKGSDIDGACGQLRQKNKR from the coding sequence ATGAATAAGATAAACTTATTAGAGTTAGAGTACAATGAATTAGAAGGTGTTGTAATAGATTTAGGAATGAAAAAATTTAATGCAAAACAAATATATGAGTGGCTTCATGTAAAAATTGCCAGAAAGATAGAGGATATGACAAATATATCTAAAAAAAATAGGGAATTATTGGAAGAAAAAACTTATATACCTTATTTAAACCTATTAGATCATCAAGTGTCTAAAAAAGATGGAACTGAGAAGTTTTTATTTAAATTAGAAGATGGAACTACTATTGAGACTGTGTTATTAAAGCATAAAGACAGAAACACAGTATGTCTGTCTACTCAAGTAGGGTGTCCTGTAAAATGTAGTTTCTGTGCAACAGGTCAAGGTGGGTACACTAGAGATTTATTCAATCATGAGATTGTAAACCAGGTATACACTATCCATAGAAGATTAGTTAAAAAAGGTGAAGGAGTAAATAACTTAGTGTATATGGGAATGGGAGAGCCATTATTAAACATAAATAACACTATAAAATCTATAAGAATGTTATCTGATGAAAAGGGAATCAATATCTCAAAGAGAAGAATTACAGTATCTACTTCTGGAATTGTACCGGGAATTGAAAAGTTATTAGAAGAGAAGATGCCTATAGGACTAGCTATCTCACTTCATGCAGTAACTGACCAAAAGAGAAATGAAATTATACCTATAAACAGAAGATATCCATTACAGGATCTATATACAACTTTACAACAATATCAAATGTACACAAAGAGAAGACTTACTTTTGAATATATCTTAATAGATGAATTCAACTGTTCAATGAGAGATGCTGATATGTTAGCTGAATTTATGTATGGATTTGATCATATAGTAAACTTAATTCCTTACAATGAAGTAGAGGGAACTGACTATAAGAGACCTGATAAAGAGAAGATAGAGAAGTTCTACAACCAATTGAAGGAAGTAAGAAAAATCAATGTAACTTTCAGAGGAGAAAAAGGTTCTGACATAGATGGAGCTTGTGGACAACTAAGACAAAAAAACAAAAGGTAG